One Coffea eugenioides isolate CCC68of chromosome 2, Ceug_1.0, whole genome shotgun sequence genomic window, ACCGAAGCTGCATCCCTGAAACTTCAAGCAGTCTCTGTTCAACTATTATTCCAAGTAGGCTTATGCCAGCATTAAAGATTCAGCAATTTGGACAGATCCCTCAACAAATTAAATTTGCCCATCCacttcttgatgtaattttgtCCTATGTACGTTGTACATCTCACTTGAAATCTTCGATCAAATACTAGACCTCAAAGTCATCTCCAGGTCTCACCACTAACACAAATTTAATGCCTTCCTTGTCTCAATATCTTTTTCTCCCTCTCCATGCTTTTATCAAGCATCTGATGATGAAACTTTTcattctcttttctctttcttttaattTGACAGAATGATTCTTCTTCTAGCTGCATTTGAGACAGAGAAAGAAActctaaaaagaagaaaagaatttcaAAGCATCATTTCCCATGAATAAAGCAAATCGCAAACTAACTTTCCAGATGATGGTTTCTAACCTCCTAAAACTCCACATCACTAAGTCGCCATCATTCTCTTTTAGACACTTCATGATCTACCAAATGCATATCAACCTTAATGTTggatataaattttaaaaaaaaagcttgTACACACCAGACCAATACATCCACACTGGCAGTCACTTAACTAGGAAAAATAAGGGAATCAAATCATAGCATAAAGAGCCATGTGCAATGTCAGTGTCGATGAGTTTCCAGCcaattaaaaagaaaacaagCTTTAAGAGTAACCatattttcaaatgatcaaagaaAGATGTAAAActgaaaagatgaaaaaatgaaGACCCTCAGCCTCGCTTGTGTCTgctaaggaaaaagaaaatatggaTAGAAACTAGTTTTATGTTTAAGGACATACTAGATAAACAAAATCTGGTGCACTTTACACAATTCCCTACCGTTACTATTTCGGCAACAGGAAAACAATTTCTCTATGCTTAGAAACAATGAATAAGAAGATCACTTTATTCTATCAAACATAAACCAGACCACAGCTTGCAATCAAGAAGGTTTGATAAATAAGACACTTAAAGTTTCTTGGAAATTCAGGTACCAATAGTTAAACATCAAACCAAGACAAGCAGCTAATCATCCCATTTCAATAGATAAAACTAACAGAGGCAGCTTTTTAGACCATCTGAACCTTGTAAATCAAATGAGGAAAAAAAGGCTCCTCTTTAACTCGAACAATTAGGAGTAATCCTTATTCATCCAGGAGCTTGTCAAGCACAagtcttttttattttggtatcGCTGCAGCAAATTAACCAAACCACAATCAATCAAAGGGGGAGCAAAAAGAATAAGGGTCACGTACAAGAAGAATTCGCAGTAAAAGTTTAGCTAATCAAAACCAGCCTTGATCCATTTTGGCACCATTCCCCTATCGAaaactaaaattatttatgcTGAAATCATTTCTCAGCACTACAAATAAacaccaaataaataaaaatacaacTGAACACAATCATTTCATTAATTACCTGTAGCTTTATCCGAGGAATCATGATAGATAGGCTCCTCCTCAGGAACAGGGTGAAGCCCTTCAAGATTCTTCAACTCCCCTGATTTTTTCAAACCTTCTCCTACATCAGAAGCTCCATCTTTTTCATCAGGGTACCTAACAACAACCACAGGACAAACACAATGATGGACACAATAATCACTAACACTCCCAAGTCTTCCTTTAGTACTTCGCCTCGCCGCCCCAAACCCCCGGCTTCCCATGATTACCGCACTCAATCCCAATCTCTCCACTTCCAAACAAAGTCTTTCTTTCATATCATGGTCTTTAACAATATGGATCTTGAACGGAATATTGGCTTCCACCAGCGGCTGCGCCAAGTCATTAGCTTTAGTTGTGGTGAGATTGTCGAAGTCATCTTCCATTTTTTGCTGGGATTCCTCGTCGGTGACCGATAAGTCGACGGAACCCCAGTCAGCGCCATAGAGAACGGAGGTGGGACGGACGTGGAGGAGGATCACGGCGTCGCCGGGACGTAGGTAATTCTGAACAGCCCATTTCACCGCGTAGGCGCTCTCGTCACTGAGATCGACGGCGATAGCTATCTTCCGATTGGCCCCGGATGTCGGTGTCCCAGATGGGAAGCGGGGTGAAGCTGGCTGGTGGAGAATCGCGGCCGGTGGTCGGTCCGACTCCGCCGGCGGCTTTTGCGGTGATGCCATGCGGAAAGGATAAAGACTATAACTTTTTCCTAATTCCTCTTTCCTTAACGGATTTTAGGTGGGCTTTAATGAATAATTTGTGGGTTTCGATTAGTTTCTGTTGTCTTCTTGGTTTTGTGAGTATTTGGAGTGTGTGAAGTGTGCGTGTTTTTCTCAAAAGGTTGTACAGGAAGAAGTACAGGGCTGTTGGAGGTGGTGGAATCTGGTACTACAAATGAACATTCGCGAAGTTGGGGATTTATGTCGAGAAAAAAGTCAACATTTTGACGTCAAACCAATCGTATTCGCCAGCTTTTGGTTTCGCTTGGTACATATTTCATTTTCGTACATTACTTGATTCTCGTCCCCCATCTCCATCGACTACCTTATCAAAGCAAGCTCAGAATTGAGATGAGTGTATTGTACTGGTGTTTCCGTTTTGGATTTGTCTATAAGATGCGAAATGAACTCCGATTAAGAAGAGCACTGTGAGTattagtagtttttttttttttgttgcctACCACGATATACAGGGTTTTGCCCTGACTAATCCGTTGGTCGACCTGAGTCGcacacttgattgtggtggGTGAGTCTCCCAACAAGAGTGGGTGCGTACGCCATATTTCGAACCTGAAACCTGCTTAAGCGGAACCAAACTGCTTACCACTTGACCCAACCCCGATTGGTAGTTAGTAGTTTGgagaaggtgaaattgaagGTGCTTGAAAGTGACAAGTCGTTTTGGatcgtttttattttttaagtgtttgctattttgttttcttttgacaAAAATGAAGGGTGGGATTTAAAAAACAGGCAGGTGAAGAAGAATTTAAATCCAAAATCTTTAAATCTTTGAGTTTTAACcctaatcattaatcattggaCTAAAGTCTCGTTGacttaacaaaatttttaatatctttgaattaaaaaaaaaagaaggaaatgtAAGTGCATATGATTAAAGGGTAAATTATTTGTTCTTAATTAGTGCCGGATAGACCGTCAATGgaaaaatattcattttttcgTTATTTTTCGCTTAAAGCACATAATTTTTCCCCCGATCATGCTATAGAATTAAAAATGATTGGACCATGTTGAGACTTGTGAATTCATTATAGCGGTGACTATCAACACTTAGGGAGTAGGGATAATCATTAATCTCCCCATATTATAATTAGGTAGATAAGATCACCTTTTAATTGAGCAAATCCACAATAAAACAAATGTTTGCTTAAAAAAACAAGCTACTCCATAATAAAAGAAGAGTAGGACAGCCGCAAAGTTTTTTTactgtttttaaaatatatacgAT contains:
- the LOC113761327 gene encoding universal stress protein PHOS32 isoform X1, whose product is MASPQKPPAESDRPPAAILHQPASPRFPSGTPTSGANRKIAIAVDLSDESAYAVKWAVQNYLRPGDAVILLHVRPTSVLYGADWGSVDLSVTDEESQQKMEDDFDNLTTTKANDLAQPLVEANIPFKIHIVKDHDMKERLCLEVERLGLSAVIMGSRGFGAARRSTKGRLGSVSDYCVHHCVCPVVVVRYPDEKDGASDVGEGLKKSGELKNLEGLHPVPEEEPIYHDSSDKATGEWCQNGSRLVLIS
- the LOC113761327 gene encoding universal stress protein PHOS32 isoform X2 gives rise to the protein MASPQKPPAESDRPPAAILHQPASPRFPSGTPTSGANRKIAIAVDLSDESAYAVKWAVQNYLRPGDAVILLHVRPTSVLYGADWGSVDLSVTDEESQQKMEDDFDNLTTTKANDLAQPLVEANIPFKIHIVKDHDMKERLCLEVERLGLSAVIMGSRGFGAARRSTKGRLGSVSDYCVHHCVCPVVVVRYPDEKDGASDVGEGLKKSGELKNLEGLHPVPEEEPIYHDSSDKATDSEKAS